One window from the genome of Ciconia boyciana chromosome 8, ASM3463844v1, whole genome shotgun sequence encodes:
- the CHCHD1 gene encoding small ribosomal subunit protein mS37, whose product MAAPVYPAWVTRWVSGQWRQKKRPPVIRPMRPLVLANKVANRREQAGEATCITEMSVMMACWKQNDFNDTACAEEIRMFYDCVAKAEKERKDQSEEDTLSPRGNLTSSKVNKLLRRFPQITRYI is encoded by the exons ATGGCGGCGCCCGTCTACCCGGCCTGGGTCACCCGCTGGGTCTCCGGGCAGTGGCGGCAGAAGAAGCGGCCCCCGGTTATCCGCCCGATGCGGCCGCTGGTGCTGGCCAACAAGGTAGCGAACCGCAGGGAGCAGGCGGGAG AAGCGACATGCATTACGGAGATGTCAGTGATGATGGCCTGCTGGAAACAGAATGACTTCAACGATACAGCTTGTGCCGAGGAGATCCGGATGTTCTATGACTGCGTGGCAAAGGCAGAA aaggaGCGCAAGGATCAAAGTGAGGAGGACACTCTGTCACCAAGGGGAAACTTAACTTCAAGCAAAGTGAACAAGCTCCTGAGGAGGTTTCCTCAGATCACACGTTACATATAA